The Aureimonas mangrovi genome includes a region encoding these proteins:
- a CDS encoding ABC transporter permease produces the protein MDDLLSLLAFGDTGWGDEIARGVLVTASLALATLPFGLTAGLLLALAKRSNDWALNLSANIYTTIFRGLPELLTLFLVFYGGQALINAMTGAAGLPDLSLSAFVAGMLALGFVFSAFSSEVFLSAFRAIPEGQEEAGRALGLSRSRILWLITFPQLIRIALPGLTNVWLNLLKDTALVSVIGLADIMRQAGVAARVTREPFLFYTVACALFLVMTFASVAVISRVERWSKRGEVSR, from the coding sequence ATGGACGACCTTCTATCCCTCTTGGCGTTCGGCGACACGGGCTGGGGCGACGAGATCGCGCGCGGCGTCCTCGTCACGGCTTCGCTCGCTCTCGCAACGCTCCCCTTCGGCCTGACAGCAGGGCTCCTGCTCGCGCTCGCCAAGCGTTCGAATGACTGGGCGCTGAACCTTTCGGCCAACATCTACACCACGATCTTTCGCGGCCTGCCCGAGCTTCTGACCCTGTTCCTCGTCTTCTACGGCGGGCAGGCACTCATCAACGCGATGACCGGTGCGGCCGGCCTGCCGGATCTGTCGCTCTCGGCCTTCGTCGCCGGTATGCTCGCCCTCGGCTTCGTCTTCTCGGCATTCTCCTCGGAAGTCTTCCTGTCGGCCTTCCGCGCGATCCCGGAGGGGCAGGAGGAGGCCGGCAGGGCGCTCGGCCTTTCGCGCTCCCGCATCCTGTGGCTCATCACCTTCCCGCAGCTCATCCGCATCGCGCTGCCGGGGCTGACGAATGTTTGGCTGAACCTCTTGAAGGACACGGCGCTGGTGTCCGTCATCGGCCTCGCCGACATCATGCGTCAGGCGGGCGTCGCCGCGCGCGTCACGCGTGAGCCCTTCCTGTTCTACACAGTCGCCTGCGCGCTGTTCCTCGTCATGACCTTCGCTTCGGTGGCGGTCATCTCGCGGGTCGAGCGCTGGTCGAAGCGCGGCGAGGTCTCGCGATGA
- a CDS encoding YMGG-like glycine zipper-containing protein codes for MKTLKPILAVTAALLIATGCTRTERTLAGAGIGGAGGAVIGDAVGGSGGAVVGALAGGTAGAVVGRNTR; via the coding sequence ATGAAGACGCTCAAGCCCATCCTGGCCGTGACGGCTGCCCTTCTCATCGCGACTGGCTGCACGCGCACGGAACGCACGCTGGCCGGCGCCGGCATCGGCGGCGCGGGCGGTGCCGTCATCGGCGATGCGGTGGGCGGATCGGGCGGTGCCGTCGTCGGCGCGCTGGCCGGGGGCACGGCGGGCGCGGTTGTCGGCCGCAATACGCGCTGA
- a CDS encoding sensor histidine kinase: MSALAPSQTRRYDSTVGHDEGSEVAGVLKRVRERLVWGHPLASQVERSLLLRHAIAIRSGVGVMALHLLLAASGLAAFLDWTTAALWSLSGAVSLAALAYLAARLRVEDRNGLRAERWTRLFCCAHALAGLSWAGFAALGCTSCDPAAFDMLQVAVLLVGLAIVATLGSSLRHTVLLTFLPAALILALRATQAPDAALASALLIPAGAVPLFAIVADRLRAGARERFNHRVEKDALVAELEEARIASDEARRRAEDANHAKSRFLATMSHELRTPLNAILGFSEVITKEILGPVGNPTYREYVGDIHASGRHLLDLINEILDLSRVEAGRYVLNEEAVNLVAIAADCRSYLGLKAQAKSITIVTKLERGLPLLWGDPRALRQVVLNLLSNAVKFAPAGSEIVVRVGWTAGGGQYVSVADQGPGIPADEIPLVLSSFGQGSTAIKSAEQGSGLGLPIVQALVHLHGGELRLDSEAGRGTEALAIFPHSRVLEVMPAMTDYL; encoded by the coding sequence ATGTCCGCGCTCGCCCCATCCCAGACCCGGCGATATGACAGCACCGTTGGCCACGACGAGGGCAGCGAGGTGGCCGGCGTCCTGAAGCGTGTGCGCGAGCGGCTGGTCTGGGGGCACCCGCTCGCCTCGCAGGTCGAGCGCTCGCTGCTCCTGCGGCACGCGATCGCGATCCGCTCGGGTGTCGGGGTGATGGCGCTTCATCTCCTTCTTGCCGCGAGCGGGCTCGCCGCCTTCCTCGACTGGACGACGGCGGCCCTCTGGTCGCTCAGCGGCGCCGTCTCGCTCGCCGCCCTTGCCTATCTCGCTGCGCGCCTGCGCGTCGAGGATCGCAACGGCTTACGCGCCGAGCGGTGGACGCGCCTCTTCTGCTGCGCCCACGCGCTGGCCGGCCTGTCATGGGCGGGCTTCGCCGCGCTCGGGTGTACTTCATGCGACCCGGCCGCCTTCGACATGCTGCAGGTCGCGGTCCTTCTCGTCGGTCTGGCGATCGTGGCGACACTCGGCTCTTCGCTGCGCCATACGGTGCTTCTCACCTTCCTGCCCGCCGCCCTGATCCTCGCATTGCGGGCGACGCAGGCCCCTGATGCCGCATTAGCCTCGGCGCTTCTCATCCCGGCCGGCGCGGTGCCGCTCTTTGCCATCGTCGCCGATCGCCTGAGGGCCGGCGCGCGCGAGCGCTTCAACCATCGCGTCGAGAAGGATGCGCTGGTCGCCGAACTCGAAGAGGCACGCATCGCCTCAGACGAGGCGCGGCGGCGCGCCGAGGACGCCAACCACGCCAAGTCCCGCTTCCTCGCGACGATGAGCCACGAGCTGCGCACCCCGCTCAACGCCATCCTCGGCTTCTCGGAGGTCATCACCAAGGAAATCCTCGGCCCCGTCGGCAATCCGACCTACCGCGAATATGTCGGCGACATCCACGCCTCGGGCCGCCATCTCCTCGATCTCATCAACGAAATCCTCGACCTCTCACGCGTGGAGGCCGGCCGCTACGTCCTGAACGAGGAGGCGGTGAACCTCGTCGCCATCGCCGCCGACTGCCGCTCCTATCTCGGCCTGAAGGCGCAGGCGAAGAGCATCACCATCGTCACGAAGCTGGAGAGGGGCCTGCCGCTCCTGTGGGGCGATCCGCGCGCGCTGCGGCAGGTGGTCCTGAACCTCCTGTCCAACGCCGTGAAATTCGCGCCAGCCGGCAGCGAGATCGTCGTGCGCGTCGGCTGGACCGCGGGCGGCGGACAGTACGTTTCCGTCGCCGACCAGGGACCGGGCATTCCCGCCGACGAGATCCCGCTCGTGCTCTCCTCCTTCGGACAGGGCTCCACCGCCATCAAGAGCGCCGAGCAGGGCAGCGGCCTCGGCCTGCCGATCGTCCAGGCGCTCGTCCATCTGCACGGCGGCGAACTGCGGCTCGATTCGGAGGCCGGCAGAGGCACCGAGGCGCTGGCGATCTTCCCGCATTCGCGGGTGCTCGAGGTCATGCCGGCGATGACGGACTATCTCTGA
- a CDS encoding gamma-butyrobetaine hydroxylase-like domain-containing protein translates to MSKNATPKELRVSRDRQTLTLVYDDEASEAFSAEMLRVLSPSAEVQGHSPEQRVTVGSKRAVAIRDLVPVGHYAVRIVFDDGHDTGLFTWSYLAELAAHREERWQNYLDELAAKGLTRD, encoded by the coding sequence ATGTCAAAAAACGCCACGCCGAAGGAATTGCGCGTCTCGCGCGACAGGCAGACCCTGACACTCGTCTACGATGACGAGGCGAGCGAGGCCTTCAGTGCAGAGATGCTGCGCGTGCTCTCTCCTTCGGCAGAGGTGCAAGGCCATTCGCCAGAGCAACGCGTCACCGTTGGGAGCAAGCGCGCTGTCGCCATCCGCGACCTCGTGCCGGTCGGTCACTACGCCGTACGCATCGTCTTCGACGACGGCCACGACACGGGACTCTTCACCTGGAGCTATCTCGCCGAACTCGCCGCTCATCGCGAGGAGCGCTGGCAGAATTATCTCGATGAACTCGCCGCCAAAGGCCTTACCCGCGACTGA
- a CDS encoding ABC transporter permease — protein MSTLPPPATAQARPGPAGLIFLGFWALCAVALAAYLLSRWDAALMARYTPVYLSGLWTTVSLVAISFALGALLSVPIAIGRRSSNPIARGTSFAYVSFFRGTPLIAQIFLVYYGFGSFRAAFEAVNLWWFFREAWYCAIFAISLNTAAYQAEILRGAVESVPRGQWEGGRSLGLPTPVILARIVFPQAMIVALRPYANEIILLVKASAIVAIITVFDLMGETRRAFGRTFDFQTYLWAAILYLALVETLRHATNFVERRITRHTQR, from the coding sequence ATGAGCACCCTCCCCCCGCCCGCCACGGCACAGGCGCGCCCGGGCCCTGCCGGCCTGATCTTTCTTGGCTTCTGGGCGCTCTGCGCCGTCGCGCTCGCCGCCTATCTCCTTTCGCGCTGGGATGCGGCGTTGATGGCGCGCTATACGCCCGTCTACCTCTCCGGCCTGTGGACGACCGTGTCGCTGGTCGCCATCTCCTTCGCGCTGGGGGCGCTCCTGTCGGTGCCGATCGCCATCGGCCGCAGATCATCCAACCCGATCGCGCGCGGCACGAGCTTCGCCTATGTGAGCTTCTTTCGCGGCACCCCGCTGATCGCGCAGATCTTCCTCGTCTATTACGGCTTCGGTTCGTTCCGCGCCGCGTTCGAGGCGGTGAATTTGTGGTGGTTCTTCCGCGAAGCCTGGTACTGCGCGATCTTCGCCATTTCGCTCAACACCGCGGCCTACCAGGCCGAGATCCTGCGCGGCGCGGTCGAAAGCGTTCCGCGCGGCCAGTGGGAGGGCGGGCGCTCGCTCGGGCTCCCGACGCCCGTGATCCTGGCGCGCATCGTCTTCCCGCAGGCGATGATCGTGGCGCTGCGCCCCTACGCCAACGAGATCATCCTCCTGGTGAAGGCGTCGGCAATCGTCGCGATCATCACCGTCTTCGACCTCATGGGAGAGACGCGCCGCGCCTTCGGTCGGACCTTCGACTTCCAGACCTATCTCTGGGCGGCGATCCTGTACCTGGCGCTCGTCGAGACGCTGCGCCACGCGACGAACTTCGTCGAGCGCCGCATAACCCGCCATACCCAGCGCTGA
- a CDS encoding uracil-DNA glycosylase family protein: MSEAPDPAALGKTIRACRICRDDPLGAPLPVPPNPILTLSSTARLCIAGQAPGNLADKAGRPFSDPSGVRLRDWMGVGPETFYDASRVCVVPMGFCFPGYDKAGYDLPPRRECRARWHDEVFAAMPQVELVLAIGLYAQDWHIPRVAGQRRSVTGTVADWRAILEGRGRHAPVLPLPHPSWRNNAWIKRNPWFSEELLPELKKRVATLVR, encoded by the coding sequence TTGAGCGAGGCCCCCGATCCCGCGGCGTTGGGGAAGACGATCCGCGCCTGCCGCATTTGCCGGGACGATCCACTGGGCGCGCCGCTGCCGGTGCCACCCAATCCGATCCTGACCCTATCCTCCACCGCGCGCCTCTGCATCGCGGGGCAGGCGCCCGGCAATCTCGCCGACAAGGCCGGGCGGCCTTTCAGCGACCCGTCCGGCGTGCGGTTGCGGGACTGGATGGGGGTCGGGCCGGAAACCTTCTACGACGCATCGCGCGTGTGCGTCGTGCCGATGGGGTTCTGCTTTCCGGGCTACGACAAGGCTGGCTACGACCTGCCGCCGCGCCGCGAATGCCGGGCCCGCTGGCATGACGAGGTCTTTGCGGCGATGCCGCAGGTCGAGTTGGTTCTGGCCATCGGCCTCTATGCGCAGGACTGGCATATCCCGCGTGTCGCGGGCCAGCGGCGATCGGTGACGGGGACCGTCGCGGACTGGCGGGCGATCCTGGAGGGCCGGGGGCGGCACGCGCCTGTCCTGCCGTTGCCGCACCCCTCCTGGCGCAACAACGCCTGGATCAAGCGCAATCCTTGGTTCTCCGAGGAACTCCTGCCGGAACTCAAGAAACGGGTCGCGACACTGGTTCGGTAA
- a CDS encoding ABC transporter substrate-binding protein: MHLSRTLTMLTAALALTASAAQAQETLRIGTEGAYAPFNFTNAAGELEGFDIDIARALCDQMEVTCEFVTSDWDGIIPALQNNRFDAIIASMSITPERQQQVLFTNKYYQTPPALIVPRDSEITEASAEAMSGLSVGAQGSTTHSQAAEALFADSDVRIYPTAEEYQLDLENGRLDGAVDDVVVLSEFLDTDAGACCRLVDTLPADPAIYGEGIGIALRLGEDELAERFNAAIDAIRENGTYAEIQDKYFDFDVYGD; the protein is encoded by the coding sequence ATGCATCTGTCCCGCACCCTCACCATGCTCACCGCCGCGCTGGCGCTGACCGCCAGCGCTGCACAGGCGCAGGAAACGCTGCGCATCGGCACGGAGGGGGCCTACGCGCCGTTCAACTTTACGAACGCGGCGGGCGAGCTGGAAGGCTTCGACATCGACATCGCCCGTGCGCTCTGCGACCAGATGGAAGTGACCTGCGAGTTCGTCACCTCGGACTGGGACGGCATCATTCCGGCCCTCCAGAACAACCGCTTCGACGCGATCATCGCCTCCATGTCGATCACGCCCGAGCGTCAGCAGCAGGTGCTCTTCACCAACAAGTATTATCAGACCCCGCCCGCGTTGATCGTGCCGCGGGACAGCGAGATTACCGAAGCGAGCGCGGAGGCCATGTCGGGGCTTTCGGTCGGCGCGCAAGGCTCGACTACCCATTCGCAGGCAGCGGAGGCCCTTTTTGCCGACTCCGATGTGCGGATCTACCCAACGGCTGAGGAATACCAGCTCGACCTTGAGAACGGCCGCCTCGATGGCGCGGTCGATGATGTCGTCGTTCTATCTGAATTCCTCGACACGGATGCCGGCGCGTGCTGCCGCCTCGTTGATACGCTGCCTGCCGATCCTGCGATCTACGGCGAAGGCATCGGCATTGCGCTGCGCCTCGGCGAGGACGAACTGGCGGAGCGCTTCAACGCTGCGATCGACGCCATCCGCGAGAACGGCACCTATGCCGAGATCCAGGACAAGTATTTCGACTTCGACGTCTACGGCGACTGA
- a CDS encoding multidrug effflux MFS transporter has protein sequence MRDDCPAHAAELRVAPTPPARRPMLLTLIVASALSPLAINIFLPSMASIAQDLQASSGQIGLGLSLFLAATAIIQLVAGPLSDRYGRRPIILAGMALFLVGTLMCIFAGDAAMFLAGRVVQAASATGIVLSRAIVRDLYARDQAASMLGYVTMGFAVAPMFGPAIGGLLDDAFGWRAVFWMLGGIGVLTLGLLAFDLSETNKARGAPMGAQFRSYGLLLRTPAFWKFTGVAAFVSAAFFAFLGGAPFIAAQALGMTPAEYGLWFMLCALGYIAGNFITGRFSQRLGLKRMMIVGSAITGSASALMLILFLGGWISPLTLFGPMMLVGFGNGLSVPTATASSVSVRPEAAGAAAGLLGAFQIGTGAVFSVTAAAFAYTPAITALLMVVGGAIAVACALRAGRVEIS, from the coding sequence ATGAGAGACGACTGTCCCGCCCACGCGGCCGAACTGCGTGTTGCGCCGACCCCGCCCGCGCGTCGCCCGATGCTGCTGACGCTGATCGTCGCTTCGGCGCTGTCGCCGCTCGCCATCAACATCTTCCTGCCTTCGATGGCCTCGATTGCGCAGGACCTTCAGGCCAGTTCCGGCCAGATCGGGCTCGGCCTGTCGCTGTTCCTTGCCGCGACAGCGATCATCCAGCTCGTCGCGGGCCCGCTGTCGGACCGCTACGGCCGCCGGCCGATCATCCTCGCCGGCATGGCGCTGTTCCTCGTCGGCACCTTGATGTGCATCTTCGCCGGCGATGCCGCCATGTTCCTCGCCGGCCGGGTGGTGCAGGCGGCGAGCGCCACCGGCATCGTGCTCTCGCGCGCCATCGTGCGCGATCTCTACGCCCGAGACCAGGCCGCCAGCATGCTCGGCTACGTCACGATGGGCTTTGCCGTCGCGCCGATGTTCGGCCCCGCCATCGGCGGACTTCTCGACGATGCCTTCGGCTGGCGTGCCGTCTTCTGGATGCTGGGCGGGATCGGCGTCTTGACGCTCGGCCTTCTCGCTTTCGACCTGTCGGAGACGAACAAGGCGCGCGGGGCGCCGATGGGCGCGCAGTTCCGCTCCTACGGGCTGCTTCTTCGCACGCCGGCCTTCTGGAAGTTCACCGGCGTCGCGGCCTTCGTCTCGGCGGCCTTCTTCGCCTTTCTCGGCGGCGCGCCCTTCATCGCGGCGCAGGCCCTCGGAATGACGCCGGCCGAGTACGGCCTCTGGTTCATGCTGTGTGCGCTGGGCTACATCGCCGGCAACTTCATCACGGGCCGCTTCTCGCAGCGCCTCGGTTTGAAGCGCATGATGATCGTCGGATCCGCGATCACTGGAAGCGCCTCCGCCTTGATGCTGATCCTCTTTCTAGGGGGCTGGATTTCCCCTTTGACACTGTTCGGTCCAATGATGCTCGTCGGCTTCGGAAACGGCCTTTCGGTTCCCACCGCAACGGCGTCGAGCGTCAGTGTCCGCCCTGAGGCGGCGGGCGCGGCGGCCGGTCTCCTCGGCGCTTTTCAGATCGGCACCGGCGCGGTCTTCTCGGTCACGGCCGCGGCCTTCGCCTACACGCCAGCTATCACCGCTCTCCTGATGGTTGTCGGCGGCGCGATCGCGGTCGCGTGTGCCCTGCGCGCCGGCCGCGTCGAGATATCGTGA
- a CDS encoding Lrp/AsnC family transcriptional regulator, with protein sequence MDRLDKKILRLLQEDATLAVADIAKRVGLSTTPCWRRIQKLEEEGVIKRRVAILDPVKVNARVTVFVSIRVAAHSAEWLRRFSEVVGDFPEVVEFYRMSGDVDYLLRVVVPDIAAYDAFYQRLIAKIEIRDVSSSFAMEQIKYTTQMPLDYLVLDKDGRES encoded by the coding sequence GTGGACAGGCTCGACAAGAAGATCCTGAGGCTTCTTCAGGAGGACGCGACGCTCGCCGTCGCGGACATCGCCAAGCGCGTCGGTCTTTCCACGACGCCGTGCTGGCGCCGCATCCAGAAGCTCGAGGAGGAGGGCGTCATCAAGCGGCGTGTCGCCATCCTCGACCCGGTGAAGGTCAATGCCCGCGTCACGGTCTTCGTGTCGATCCGGGTCGCCGCTCACTCGGCCGAGTGGCTGCGCCGCTTCTCGGAGGTGGTCGGAGACTTCCCGGAGGTGGTCGAGTTCTACCGGATGAGCGGCGATGTCGACTACCTCCTGCGGGTCGTCGTGCCGGACATCGCAGCCTACGACGCCTTCTACCAGCGGCTGATCGCCAAGATCGAAATCCGCGACGTCTCCTCCTCCTTCGCGATGGAGCAGATCAAGTACACGACGCAGATGCCGCTCGACTATCTCGTGCTCGACAAGGACGGCCGCGAAAGTTGA
- the moaA gene encoding GTP 3',8-cyclase MoaA translates to MSSAAHIKMPLEAKRPAAPLIDPFARPITYLRVSVTDRCDFRCVYCMAEDMEFLPKRDLLTLEEIDRLASAFVERGVRRLRLTGGEPLVRKNVMSLIRSLSRHIDNGALDELTLTTNGSQLARFADELAECGVRRLNVSIDTLDPDKFRAITRWGDLGKVMDGIRAAQKAGIAIKLNAVALRNFNEGEIPFMIEWAHGEGMDLTLIETMPLGEIGEDRTDRYLPLSKVRRDLAARFTLTDISYQTGGPARYVRVEETGGRLGFITPLTHNFCESCNRVRVTCTGTLFMCLGQEDAADLRGALRASEGNDLLHTAIEEAISRKPKGHDFVIDRTTRAPAVSRHMSMTGG, encoded by the coding sequence ATGAGTTCCGCCGCCCACATCAAGATGCCGCTCGAAGCGAAGCGGCCGGCGGCGCCGCTGATCGATCCGTTCGCGCGCCCGATCACCTACCTGCGTGTCTCGGTCACGGATCGCTGCGACTTTCGCTGCGTCTACTGCATGGCGGAGGACATGGAGTTCCTGCCCAAGCGCGATCTCCTGACGCTGGAGGAGATCGACCGGCTGGCCAGCGCCTTCGTCGAGCGCGGCGTGCGGCGCCTGCGGCTGACGGGCGGCGAGCCGCTGGTGCGCAAAAACGTCATGTCGCTCATCCGCTCGCTCTCGCGCCATATCGACAACGGCGCCCTCGACGAACTGACCCTGACGACGAACGGCTCGCAGCTCGCCCGCTTTGCGGACGAACTCGCCGAATGCGGTGTGCGCCGCCTCAACGTCTCGATCGATACGCTCGACCCGGACAAGTTCCGTGCCATCACGCGCTGGGGCGATCTCGGCAAGGTGATGGACGGCATCCGTGCGGCGCAGAAGGCCGGCATCGCGATCAAGCTCAACGCCGTTGCCCTGCGCAATTTCAACGAGGGCGAAATCCCGTTCATGATCGAATGGGCACACGGTGAAGGCATGGACCTCACCTTGATCGAGACGATGCCGCTCGGCGAGATCGGCGAGGATCGCACGGATCGCTACCTTCCACTTTCGAAAGTGCGGCGCGACCTCGCCGCGCGATTCACGCTGACGGACATTTCGTATCAGACAGGCGGTCCGGCGCGTTACGTTCGCGTGGAGGAAACCGGCGGGCGCCTCGGTTTCATCACGCCGCTAACCCACAATTTCTGCGAAAGCTGCAACCGGGTCCGCGTCACCTGCACCGGCACGCTCTTCATGTGTCTCGGCCAGGAGGATGCCGCCGACCTGCGCGGCGCGCTGCGCGCCTCCGAAGGCAACGACCTCCTCCACACGGCTATCGAAGAAGCCATCTCGCGCAAGCCGAAGGGACACGATTTCGTCATTGACCGCACGACCCGAGCGCCGGCCGTCTCGCGACACATGAGCATGACGGGCGGCTGA
- the mobA gene encoding molybdenum cofactor guanylyltransferase translates to MIGPAVALPAAVLLAGGRGSRMGGAIPKPLIDLAGRTLAERTLDAVRAHCAPILVSAADTVAFASLSLPLVDDLREGRLGPLAGLEAAARWLAVNAPDTAYLVSIPGDTPFLPADLVPRLAADAGETVRVARSATGTHPTVALWPVCQLGRLGPYLDRPGVSLSVRAFLEDCGWEAISFEPDPRAPGGDPFFNVNTPGDLAAARSMLVNRAL, encoded by the coding sequence GTGATCGGTCCCGCCGTCGCGCTTCCGGCCGCCGTGCTCCTCGCCGGCGGACGCGGCTCGCGCATGGGCGGTGCGATCCCGAAGCCCTTGATCGACCTTGCAGGGCGCACGCTCGCCGAGCGCACGCTGGACGCAGTGCGCGCTCACTGTGCCCCGATCCTTGTGAGCGCCGCCGACACCGTGGCATTCGCCAGCCTCTCCCTGCCGCTCGTCGACGATTTGCGCGAAGGCAGGCTCGGCCCCCTGGCAGGGCTGGAGGCCGCAGCGCGCTGGCTGGCGGTGAACGCTCCGGACACCGCCTATCTCGTCAGCATTCCCGGCGACACGCCCTTCCTGCCCGCCGACCTCGTGCCGCGCCTTGCAGCAGACGCAGGAGAGACCGTCCGCGTCGCAAGGAGCGCCACCGGCACGCATCCGACCGTCGCGCTCTGGCCCGTGTGCCAGCTCGGCCGCCTCGGCCCTTATCTCGACCGACCGGGCGTGAGCCTTTCCGTGCGCGCCTTTCTCGAAGACTGCGGCTGGGAAGCCATCTCCTTCGAACCTGATCCGAGGGCGCCGGGCGGGGATCCGTTCTTCAACGTCAATACGCCAGGCGATCTTGCGGCAGCTCGAAGCATGCTTGTTAATCGGGCACTTTAA
- a CDS encoding DUF1289 domain-containing protein: MLAGQRRRTYLAPTRRTRRTRRCPIESPCILVCHLDPASGICIGCGRSGEEIANWVAMGEKGRRAVMAALPARMADAFAKKPVGAR, translated from the coding sequence GTGCTTGCCGGCCAACGGCGCCGCACCTATCTCGCGCCAACACGCCGGACACGACGAACGCGAAGGTGCCCCATCGAAAGCCCCTGCATCCTCGTCTGCCATCTCGATCCCGCGTCCGGCATTTGCATCGGCTGCGGGCGCAGCGGCGAGGAAATCGCGAATTGGGTGGCGATGGGCGAAAAGGGGCGGCGCGCGGTAATGGCCGCCCTCCCCGCGCGGATGGCGGACGCTTTCGCGAAGAAGCCTGTGGGCGCCCGATGA
- a CDS encoding DMT family transporter → MSLAFPQASSISDNGKAALLMVGAMGAFAFNDAIVKQAMTEISTAQLLTVRSTLASMLLLALAAFRGELRGARAALRLPVIVRSLADIGATLAYINALIHLPLANASAIYQALPLVVTLGAVIFLGERPGWRRWSSIALGFVGVMIIIRPGTDGFTVHSISVLLSVAFSALRDLVTRRLPANVPSVFVSTVTAISVGLVGFILLPFQGWQPMTPTLTLSIVAAACAISLGYIAIVAAMRLGEVGFVTPFRYTILVFATILGFVFFGDAPALLDVVGAAIVVASGVFVFARERRLGRLAPLRNQVH, encoded by the coding sequence GTGTCCCTCGCATTTCCGCAAGCGTCGTCAATCAGCGACAACGGCAAGGCCGCCCTCCTGATGGTGGGCGCGATGGGCGCCTTCGCCTTCAACGACGCTATCGTCAAGCAGGCGATGACCGAGATTTCGACGGCGCAGCTCCTGACGGTGAGAAGCACCCTTGCTTCGATGCTGCTCCTGGCCCTGGCTGCCTTCCGCGGCGAGCTTCGCGGGGCGCGGGCGGCACTGCGACTGCCGGTCATCGTGCGTTCGCTGGCCGACATCGGCGCGACGCTCGCCTACATCAACGCTCTCATCCATCTGCCGCTGGCCAACGCCTCGGCGATCTATCAGGCGCTGCCGCTCGTCGTGACGCTCGGCGCCGTCATCTTTCTCGGCGAGCGGCCGGGCTGGCGCCGTTGGTCCTCGATCGCACTCGGCTTCGTCGGGGTGATGATCATCATCCGGCCGGGAACGGACGGTTTCACCGTCCACTCGATCAGCGTCCTCCTCTCCGTCGCCTTCTCGGCGCTGCGCGATCTGGTCACGCGGCGGCTGCCGGCAAACGTTCCCTCGGTGTTCGTCTCGACCGTGACGGCCATCTCGGTCGGCCTTGTCGGCTTCATCCTCCTGCCTTTCCAGGGCTGGCAGCCGATGACGCCGACCTTGACGCTGTCCATCGTCGCGGCGGCCTGCGCCATATCGCTCGGCTACATCGCCATCGTCGCGGCCATGCGGCTTGGCGAAGTGGGTTTCGTCACGCCCTTCCGCTACACGATCCTCGTCTTTGCCACGATCCTCGGCTTCGTGTTCTTCGGCGACGCGCCAGCCCTTCTCGACGTGGTGGGGGCGGCGATCGTTGTCGCCAGCGGCGTGTTCGTATTCGCCCGCGAGCGCAGGCTCGGACGGCTCGCACCCTTGCGCAACCAGGTGCATTGA
- a CDS encoding glutathione S-transferase family protein — protein MKLFDGGRAPNPRRVRIFMAEKGITLDIVPVDMGALGHRQPEIADRNPLRRLPVLELDDGRVITESVAICRYLEETLAPEPSLFGNDAFARARVEEWNRRLELNFYAAVAAAFRHIHPAMAEWEVPQLPEWGEANKPKALDFLRMLDAHLVDKPFVAGEAFSIADITGLVALDFTKLAKIAVPEELTNVRRWHADLAARESAKA, from the coding sequence ATGAAGCTTTTCGATGGAGGGCGCGCTCCCAATCCGCGCCGCGTCCGCATCTTCATGGCCGAGAAGGGTATCACGCTGGACATAGTGCCGGTGGATATGGGAGCGCTCGGCCACCGCCAGCCGGAGATCGCCGATCGCAATCCCCTGAGACGCCTTCCCGTGCTCGAGCTCGACGACGGGCGCGTCATCACAGAGAGCGTCGCGATCTGCCGCTATCTGGAGGAGACGCTCGCCCCCGAACCATCGCTCTTCGGCAACGATGCCTTCGCCCGCGCGAGGGTGGAGGAGTGGAACCGGCGTCTGGAACTCAATTTCTATGCCGCCGTCGCCGCCGCCTTCCGCCATATCCATCCGGCGATGGCCGAGTGGGAGGTGCCGCAGCTGCCCGAATGGGGCGAGGCGAACAAGCCGAAGGCGCTCGACTTCCTGCGCATGCTCGACGCGCATCTTGTGGACAAGCCCTTCGTTGCGGGAGAGGCGTTCTCGATCGCCGACATCACCGGTCTTGTCGCGCTCGACTTCACGAAGCTCGCGAAAATCGCAGTGCCCGAAGAACTGACCAACGTCCGGCGCTGGCACGCGGATCTTGCCGCCCGAGAGAGCGCGAAGGCTTGA